A section of the Triticum dicoccoides isolate Atlit2015 ecotype Zavitan chromosome 7A, WEW_v2.0, whole genome shotgun sequence genome encodes:
- the LOC119332189 gene encoding receptor kinase-like protein Xa21 isoform X1, whose translation MQVCGPEAPVSVFLNPCGLSKPSIIQRTHTCIYWEKKRRLSSYCELRPKATVAMASAHPNRPRPPAMLLLLALLHFSLGASKINCATPPDNSTDVLWLQAFKHGITSDPSGWFSSWNSSANHCMWPGVRCSRKHPGRVVALQLFGLYLTGQISSSIGNLTFLRTLNLSKNSFSGRLPPLNHLQKIQVLDLSRNRLHDSIPDAITNCSSLRKIRLTTNFLVGEIPPKVGLLSNLSVLDLFANNLIGIIPPMLGNITSMRSLVLAANNITGSIPDELGKLTNMWNLALGQNMLSGGFPRCLFNLSNSLQILGLGSNMLSKEVPPNIGDDLPNLQMLVLYDNMFEGQIPASLGNATGLEWLVFKNNNLTGMIGEWIGKLTRLQRLYLQANSFIGPLPSSLGQLTQLRYLTLGNNKFEGPIPPLGQLTQLEGLSLANNKFGGPIPLLDQLTQLTYLNLANNKFGGPIPLLDQLTQLTYLDLGNNKFGGPIPPTLGNLQQLWYLDLSQNNLEGNIPIQLGSLTSLYKLNLSSNKLTGKIS comes from the exons ATGCAGGTGTGTGGACCTGAGGCTCCTGTAAGTGTCTTTTTAAACCCCTGTGGCCTCAGCAAGCCGAGCATCATCCAGCGCACTCACACTTGCATATACTGGGAAAAGAAGAGAAGGCTGTCGTCGTATTGTGAGCTCCGGCCTAAAGCAACG GTAGCAATGGCCTCTGCGCATCCCAATCGACCCAGACCCCCCGCCATGCTTCTACTATTGGCGTTGCTGCACTTCTCTTTGGGTGCTAGCAAAATCAATTGCGCAACGCCCCCTGATAACAGCACGGATGTGCTCTGGCTGCAAGCTTTCAAGCATGGGATTACTTCTGATCCCTCCGGATGGTTCAGCTCTtggaactccagcgccaaccactgCATGTGGCCGGGAGTGAGATGCAGTCGTAAGCATCCAGGGCGCGTGGTGGCGCTTCAACTCTTTGGCCTATACCTAACTGGCCAAATCAGCTCCTCCATAGGGAACCTTACGTTCCTCAGAACCCTGAACCTGTCCAAAAATAGCTTCTCTGGCCGGTTACCTCCACTGAACCATCTGCAAAAGATTCAGGTCCTTGACCTGAGCAGGAACAGGTTGCATGATAGTATCCCAGATGCAATTACCAACTGTTCCAGCTTAAGGAAAATACGCCTCACTACGAACTTCCTAGTTGGCGAAATTCCTCCAAAAGTAGGTCTCCTCTCCAACCTCTCAGTTTTGGATCTTTTCGCGAATAACCTCATCGGGATCATCCCGCCAATGCTTGGCAACATCACTAGCATGCGAAGTCTTGTCCTTGCAGCCAACAATATCACTGGAAGTATTCCTGATGAACTTGGGAAACTAACAAATATGTGGAACTTGGCCTTAGGACAAAATATGTTGTCAGGTGGATTCCCACGGTGTCTCTTCAACCTGTCTAATTCTCTTCAAATATTAGGCTTGGGGTCGAATATgctaagcaaggaagtgcctcctaacATAGGAGACGACCTACCAAATCTCCAAATGCTTGTTTTGTATGACAACATGTTTGAAGGTCAAATTCCGGCTTCACTAGGCAATGCTACAGGGTTAGAATGGTTAGtatttaaaaataataatttaaCAGGTATGATTGGAGAATGGATTGGGAAGCTAACACGGTTACAACGTCTTTACCTCCAAGCAAACAGCTTCATTGGGCCATTGCCATCATCCCTTGGCCAGCTTACTCAGTTGCGATATCTCACTCTAGGAAACAATAAATTTGAAGGCCCTATACCACCCCTTGGCCAGCTTACTCAGCTGGAAGGGCTCAGTCTAGCAAACAATAAATTTGGAGGCCCTATACCACTCCTTGACCAGCTTACTCAGTTGACATACCTCAATCTAGCAAACAATAAATTTGGAGGCCCTATACCACTCCTTGACCAGCTTACTCAGTTGACATACCTCGATCTAGGAAACAATAAATTTGGAGGCCCTATACCACCCACCTTAGGGAACTTGCAACAACTCTGGTATTTAGACCTTAGCCAGAACAATCTTGAGGGTAACATACCTATTCAGCTTGGCAGCCTTACGTCACTTTACAAACTAAACCTTTCGTCAAACAAGCTTACTGGGAAAATTTCCTGA
- the LOC119332189 gene encoding receptor kinase-like protein Xa21 isoform X2 has protein sequence MDYHSLCATGQARPFMCFGPGRAWDFCFWLCQAWPEPRPGQTNDQVAMASAHPNRPRPPAMLLLLALLHFSLGASKINCATPPDNSTDVLWLQAFKHGITSDPSGWFSSWNSSANHCMWPGVRCSRKHPGRVVALQLFGLYLTGQISSSIGNLTFLRTLNLSKNSFSGRLPPLNHLQKIQVLDLSRNRLHDSIPDAITNCSSLRKIRLTTNFLVGEIPPKVGLLSNLSVLDLFANNLIGIIPPMLGNITSMRSLVLAANNITGSIPDELGKLTNMWNLALGQNMLSGGFPRCLFNLSNSLQILGLGSNMLSKEVPPNIGDDLPNLQMLVLYDNMFEGQIPASLGNATGLEWLVFKNNNLTGMIGEWIGKLTRLQRLYLQANSFIGPLPSSLGQLTQLRYLTLGNNKFEGPIPPLGQLTQLEGLSLANNKFGGPIPLLDQLTQLTYLNLANNKFGGPIPLLDQLTQLTYLDLGNNKFGGPIPPTLGNLQQLWYLDLSQNNLEGNIPIQLGSLTSLYKLNLSSNKLTGKIS, from the exons ATGGACTACCATAGTTTATGTGCTACGGGCCAGGCCAGGCCGTTTATGTGCTTCGGGCCAGGCCGGGCTTGGGATTTTTGCTTCTGGCTTTGCCAAGCCTGGCCGGAACCCCGACCCGGTCAGACGAATGATCAG GTAGCAATGGCCTCTGCGCATCCCAATCGACCCAGACCCCCCGCCATGCTTCTACTATTGGCGTTGCTGCACTTCTCTTTGGGTGCTAGCAAAATCAATTGCGCAACGCCCCCTGATAACAGCACGGATGTGCTCTGGCTGCAAGCTTTCAAGCATGGGATTACTTCTGATCCCTCCGGATGGTTCAGCTCTtggaactccagcgccaaccactgCATGTGGCCGGGAGTGAGATGCAGTCGTAAGCATCCAGGGCGCGTGGTGGCGCTTCAACTCTTTGGCCTATACCTAACTGGCCAAATCAGCTCCTCCATAGGGAACCTTACGTTCCTCAGAACCCTGAACCTGTCCAAAAATAGCTTCTCTGGCCGGTTACCTCCACTGAACCATCTGCAAAAGATTCAGGTCCTTGACCTGAGCAGGAACAGGTTGCATGATAGTATCCCAGATGCAATTACCAACTGTTCCAGCTTAAGGAAAATACGCCTCACTACGAACTTCCTAGTTGGCGAAATTCCTCCAAAAGTAGGTCTCCTCTCCAACCTCTCAGTTTTGGATCTTTTCGCGAATAACCTCATCGGGATCATCCCGCCAATGCTTGGCAACATCACTAGCATGCGAAGTCTTGTCCTTGCAGCCAACAATATCACTGGAAGTATTCCTGATGAACTTGGGAAACTAACAAATATGTGGAACTTGGCCTTAGGACAAAATATGTTGTCAGGTGGATTCCCACGGTGTCTCTTCAACCTGTCTAATTCTCTTCAAATATTAGGCTTGGGGTCGAATATgctaagcaaggaagtgcctcctaacATAGGAGACGACCTACCAAATCTCCAAATGCTTGTTTTGTATGACAACATGTTTGAAGGTCAAATTCCGGCTTCACTAGGCAATGCTACAGGGTTAGAATGGTTAGtatttaaaaataataatttaaCAGGTATGATTGGAGAATGGATTGGGAAGCTAACACGGTTACAACGTCTTTACCTCCAAGCAAACAGCTTCATTGGGCCATTGCCATCATCCCTTGGCCAGCTTACTCAGTTGCGATATCTCACTCTAGGAAACAATAAATTTGAAGGCCCTATACCACCCCTTGGCCAGCTTACTCAGCTGGAAGGGCTCAGTCTAGCAAACAATAAATTTGGAGGCCCTATACCACTCCTTGACCAGCTTACTCAGTTGACATACCTCAATCTAGCAAACAATAAATTTGGAGGCCCTATACCACTCCTTGACCAGCTTACTCAGTTGACATACCTCGATCTAGGAAACAATAAATTTGGAGGCCCTATACCACCCACCTTAGGGAACTTGCAACAACTCTGGTATTTAGACCTTAGCCAGAACAATCTTGAGGGTAACATACCTATTCAGCTTGGCAGCCTTACGTCACTTTACAAACTAAACCTTTCGTCAAACAAGCTTACTGGGAAAATTTCCTGA